One Pseudomonas tolaasii NCPPB 2192 genomic window carries:
- a CDS encoding zinc-dependent peptidase — protein sequence MWSLSAWRRRRLLARHPIADDTWQRVRRRLSFLDGISAEQDQWLREACVVFLNEKHLTALPGVELHQEQRLLLAAQAQLPLMNLGDLDWYQGFHEIVLYPDDFLSPQRHRDASGVEHEWDGEHSGEAWQQGPVILAWPGVLASGNWEGYNLVIHELAHKLDMLNGDANGLPPLHNDMRVQEWASVMQSAFDDLNRQLDANPDAETEIDPYAAENPAEFFAVTSEYFFSAPDLLVSTYPQVYAQLSRFYRQDPLARLNQLQAGDARYPTERHAPYDV from the coding sequence GTGTGGTCCCTCAGCGCCTGGCGTCGCCGGCGCTTGCTGGCCAGGCACCCGATTGCCGATGACACCTGGCAGCGGGTGCGCCGGCGCCTGAGCTTTCTCGACGGCATCAGCGCCGAGCAGGACCAGTGGCTGCGCGAAGCCTGTGTGGTGTTCCTCAACGAAAAACACCTCACCGCCCTGCCCGGCGTCGAGCTGCACCAGGAACAACGCCTGTTGCTCGCCGCCCAGGCGCAATTGCCGTTGATGAACCTGGGTGACCTCGACTGGTACCAGGGTTTCCACGAAATCGTGCTGTACCCCGACGACTTCCTCAGCCCCCAGCGCCACCGCGACGCCAGCGGCGTGGAACACGAATGGGACGGCGAACACAGCGGCGAAGCCTGGCAGCAGGGCCCGGTCATTCTCGCCTGGCCCGGCGTGCTGGCCAGCGGCAACTGGGAAGGCTACAACCTGGTGATCCACGAGTTGGCGCACAAGCTCGACATGCTCAACGGCGACGCCAACGGCCTGCCGCCGCTGCACAACGACATGCGCGTGCAAGAGTGGGCCAGCGTGATGCAAAGCGCGTTTGACGACCTCAACCGCCAGCTCGACGCCAACCCGGACGCCGAAACCGAAATCGACCCCTACGCCGCCGAAAACCCGGCCGAATTCTTCGCCGTCACCAGTGAATATTTTTTCAGTGCCCCGGATTTACTGGTCAGCACTTACCCACAGGTGTACGCGCAACTGAGCCGCTTTTATCGCCAGGATCCCTTGGCCCGCCTCAATCAACTGCAAGCCGGCGACGCGCGCTACCCGACGGAACGCCACGCGCCGTACGACGTCTGA
- the ppa gene encoding inorganic diphosphatase → MSYSKIPAGKDLPNDIYVAIEIPANHAPIKYEIDKDSDCLFVDRFMATPMFYPANYGFIPNTLADDGDPLDVLVVTPYPVTPGSVIRARPVGILNMTDDGGGDAKVIAVPHDKLSQLYVDVKEYTDLPPLLLEQIKHFFENYKDLEKGKWVKIDGWGNADAARAEILKSVAAYKG, encoded by the coding sequence ATGAGCTACAGCAAGATTCCGGCTGGCAAAGACCTGCCGAACGACATCTACGTCGCCATCGAAATTCCGGCCAACCACGCGCCGATCAAATACGAAATCGACAAAGACAGCGATTGCCTGTTCGTTGACCGTTTCATGGCCACCCCGATGTTCTACCCGGCCAACTACGGTTTCATCCCGAACACCCTGGCCGACGACGGTGACCCCCTCGACGTGCTGGTCGTAACCCCTTACCCGGTGACACCAGGTTCGGTCATTCGCGCACGCCCGGTCGGCATCCTGAACATGACCGACGACGGCGGCGGCGATGCCAAAGTGATCGCGGTACCCCACGACAAGTTGTCCCAACTGTATGTGGACGTGAAGGAATACACCGACCTGCCGCCACTGCTGCTGGAACAGATCAAGCACTTCTTCGAGAACTACAAAGACCTCGAAAAAGGCAAATGGGTGAAGATCGACGGTTGGGGCAACGCAGACGCCGCCCGTGCCGAGATCCTGAAGTCGGTTGCTGCCTACAAAGGCTGA